In the Desulfuromonas sp. DDH964 genome, GGGCGTCGCTCTCGCCGGGGAAGCCGACGATGAAGGAGGTGCGCAGGGTGGCATCGGGGATCCGGCTGCGGATGCGCTGCAGCAGGCGGCGGATTCCCTCCTCGTCGACGCGGCGGTTCATCAGCGCGAGGATTTCGTCGTCGACATGCTGCAGCGGGATGTCGAGATAGTTGCAGATCTTCTCTTCGGCGGCCATCAGGTCGAGGAGTTCGTCGCTGATGCCGTCGGGATAGGCATAGAGCAGGCGCAGCCAGGTCAGCTCCTCGATCTTCACCAGCTCCTGCAGCAGGGTTTCGAGGCGGGCGCCATCGTGGCGGTCCTGGCCGTAGGCGGTGACGTCCTGGGCGATGAGGTTGACCTCGCGGACCCCGTCTGCGACCAGGCGCCGGACTTCGGCGACGACCGATTCGATGCTGCGCGAACGCAGCGGCCCGCGCAGCTGGGGGATGACGCAGTAGGAGCAGAAGTTGTGGCACCCTTCGGCGATCTTGACGTAGGTCGAATAGAAGGGGGAGGACTTGACCCGTGGCGTGGTGTGATCGTAGAGATACTCGGGGAGACCCACCTCCTGGCGCGGCGTAGCGCCGGGGAGGGTCGACTCGATCAGCTCGACCAGGCGCGGGGCGTCGCTGGTGCCGATGAAGAGATCGACTTCCGGCAACTCCGTCGAGAGTTCATCGCGATAACGCTGGGGGAGGCAGCCGGAGACGACCAGCAGCTTGCAGCGGCCGTTTTTCTTGTAATCGGCGACTTCGAGGATCGTTTCCACCGATTCTTCCTTGGCGTCACCGATAAAGGCGCAGGTGTTGACGATGATCACGTCGGCCTGGGCCTCGTCGGTGACGATCTCGTAACGATCGACCGGCAGATGCCCGAGCATCACCTCGGCATCGACCAGGTTCTTTGGGCAGCCGAGGCTGACCAGGCTTACTTTTCGTTTCATGGTGCTCCCAATTTCGGAAATTATGGATTTTGAATTGTGACTGTTGAATTCAATTCAAAATCCAAAATCCAAAATTCAAAATTGTTTTCTAGCTTCTCATGTTGACGAACTGCAGTTCGATCTCGAGGTCCTCGCCCTTGAGGGTCTGGATCACCTGCTGCAAGTCGTCGATCTGCTTGGCGCTGACCCGCACCTGGTCATCCATGATCTGCGGCTGGACCTTGAGCTTGGTCTCCTTGATCCGCTTGATGACCTCCTTCGCCTTCTCCTTGTCGATCCCCTGGACAATACCGATCCGCTGGCGAACCGCGCCCCCCGAAGCTGCCTCCTTCTTGCCGTAATCGAGGTTCTTGGGCGAGATGTTGCGGCGCACCAATTTTCCTTTCAGGATATCGATGATCGCCTGCAGTTTGTAGTCGTCGGCGGCGAGGATCAGGATGGCATCCTTCTCCAGGGTGACCTCGTTGTGGGTCCCCTTGAAGTCGTAGCGCTGGGTGATCTCCTTGACCGCCTGGTTGACCGCATTGTCCACTTCCTGCATGTCCACCTTGGACACGATGTCAAAGCTCGGCATCGCACACCTCCTGCAAAAATTCGTCAGGCGAGCCGATAGGCCCGCGGAATCGAAGACTTATAGCATGAAAGCGCCCCGGAAGGGAAGTCCCTGCCCGGGGCGCTGCCATTTTGCCTGGCAAAAGGTCACTCAGAAACCCATCCCCTGACCGCTGGGACGCACCACGTCGACCCCGGCGGGCATGATGAAGCGGAAATCGAGATCGCCGAGGCCACGATTGATACGGATATCGCTGAATTCGATCAGGGTGCTGTTGCCGCCCGGATCGAAGACGGTGCTGGAAAGGAGCGGCAGATAGCCGCCGGTGCTGCCGCTGCGGGTAAAGGCATCGACCGCCCGGCGATCGACCACGATCAGCATCCGCGCGATCAGCGGCGACGCGCGGCGCGGCGTCATCTCCAGTACCCAGTTCCCTTCCCGGTCGCGATTCTCCGACGCCCAGCCGATGCTGAAATCCCGGCTCAGGTTGCCGAGCCCGGTGAGGAAGGTGAGCGGATCGTTGGCATCGGTGCGGTTGACGATATCGATGTCGGACTGGATCACCTGGCGGTTCTCCGGCAGATAGACCCACATCGTCCTGCCATCGGAGACGATCTCCTGGTCGGTCGGCTCGAAATACTCCCAGCGGAATTGGGCCAGGGGGGGATGCCCCTGGCGCTGGACGAAGCGCACGGCGACCCGGCCGCGACCGCGTTGGGTCCGTTCGAGAGAGGCGATTCTCGATTCCTGGAAAAAGTCTCCCTGGAAATCATGGATCGCCGTCGCCTCGGGAGCGCTGGCCTGGAACGGACTTTCCAGGGTGTTGATCACCTCGGAAAGGCCGGCGGCCCGGACAGTTCCGGCACAGATAAAGAGCACGGCAACCAGCAACGGCAGGAGCAGGACTGTTCGTTTCATGGTGGATCTCCTTGGACAGATGGCGAATCAGAAAATTATTTCCCCCTCGCGCCCGCGCACCGCTTTGACGCGAACCTCGCCACTGGCGATATCGAACTCGACGGTGCGGCCGAAGTTACCGCCGACATCCTCGGCCAGCAACGGGATTCCGAGAACGGCAAGGGTCTCGCGGGCGCTGCGGATATTGCGCGGACCGACCGCGTTGTCCGGGTCTCCCAGCAGCGGCTCGAACATGTTGGCGCCGCCGAAGATCTTTGCCCCGAGCCGTTCCCGCGCGGCCCCGCGGGCGAGGAGATCGTTGATCATCAGCTCGATTGCCGCATCGACGAACTTGGCGGGGCGGGCGTTGTCGGCGGCGTGACGTGGCGACGGCAGCAGGGTATGGGCGAGGCCGCCGATGCGGAACTCGGGGTCGTAGAGGGCGATCGCCAGGCAGGAGCCGAGCCCGTAGGTCACCAGCTTTGCCGGCGGCACGGCGATGCGGAATTCGGATATGCCGACGCTGAGCCGTTCGGTCATGGTCA is a window encoding:
- a CDS encoding YajQ family cyclic di-GMP-binding protein, producing the protein MPSFDIVSKVDMQEVDNAVNQAVKEITQRYDFKGTHNEVTLEKDAILILAADDYKLQAIIDILKGKLVRRNISPKNLDYGKKEAASGGAVRQRIGIVQGIDKEKAKEVIKRIKETKLKVQPQIMDDQVRVSAKQIDDLQQVIQTLKGEDLEIELQFVNMRS
- a CDS encoding LolA family protein, which translates into the protein MKRTVLLLPLLVAVLFICAGTVRAAGLSEVINTLESPFQASAPEATAIHDFQGDFFQESRIASLERTQRGRGRVAVRFVQRQGHPPLAQFRWEYFEPTDQEIVSDGRTMWVYLPENRQVIQSDIDIVNRTDANDPLTFLTGLGNLSRDFSIGWASENRDREGNWVLEMTPRRASPLIARMLIVVDRRAVDAFTRSGSTGGYLPLLSSTVFDPGGNSTLIEFSDIRINRGLGDLDFRFIMPAGVDVVRPSGQGMGF
- a CDS encoding chemotaxis protein CheD, yielding MTERLSVGISEFRIAVPPAKLVTYGLGSCLAIALYDPEFRIGGLAHTLLPSPRHAADNARPAKFVDAAIELMINDLLARGAARERLGAKIFGGANMFEPLLGDPDNAVGPRNIRSARETLAVLGIPLLAEDVGGNFGRTVEFDIASGEVRVKAVRGREGEIIF
- the rimO gene encoding 30S ribosomal protein S12 methylthiotransferase RimO is translated as MKRKVSLVSLGCPKNLVDAEVMLGHLPVDRYEIVTDEAQADVIIVNTCAFIGDAKEESVETILEVADYKKNGRCKLLVVSGCLPQRYRDELSTELPEVDLFIGTSDAPRLVELIESTLPGATPRQEVGLPEYLYDHTTPRVKSSPFYSTYVKIAEGCHNFCSYCVIPQLRGPLRSRSIESVVAEVRRLVADGVREVNLIAQDVTAYGQDRHDGARLETLLQELVKIEELTWLRLLYAYPDGISDELLDLMAAEEKICNYLDIPLQHVDDEILALMNRRVDEEGIRRLLQRIRSRIPDATLRTSFIVGFPGESDAQFAKLLAFVEEGHFERVGVFRYSREEGTGAAKLPGQVLERVKKARYQKLMKAQSRVSFRKNRALVGRIEPVLVEGYSEETELLLRGRSLRQAPDVDGLVYITAGEAEIGSIVPLKVTDSSEYDLIGEIVAAER